The following are encoded in a window of Camelus ferus isolate YT-003-E chromosome 20, BCGSAC_Cfer_1.0, whole genome shotgun sequence genomic DNA:
- the SMIM40 gene encoding small integral membrane protein 40 produces the protein MAEEEGDVDEEDVFLAFAQRPSPPRGPLRRAMDKAFFIFLVLFLTLLMLEAVYKLLWLLPWAKFGDWLLRTPQKEEELEL, from the coding sequence ATGGCCGAGGAGGAGGGTGATGTGGACGAGGAGGATGTGTTCCTTGCATTTGCCCAGcgtccctctcctcccaggggtCCTCTGCGTCGGGCCATGGATAAggccttctttatctttctggtcCTCTTCCTGACACTGCTAATGCTGGAGGCTGTGTATAAGCTGCTGTGGCTGCTACCATGGGCAAAGTTTGGGGACTGGCTCCTGAGAACAccacagaaggaggaggagctggaattGTGA